In Lycium ferocissimum isolate CSIRO_LF1 chromosome 7, AGI_CSIRO_Lferr_CH_V1, whole genome shotgun sequence, the sequence ATGCTGTTTTTAGTAATGGAAAGAATGAATGattcctttcctttcctttccgTCTCTAGCTTAAAAAATATACTAGTTGTTTAGACAGTTGATGAATATGCAAATgctagaaattattttcttgtcatTTGATTACCAACAGATGTTGATCATCTTTTGGGCTTGATCTTTGAATAGTTAACACAATGTCTGGCAAACAATTTAAGTTCAATCCCTAATCAGCAATTGAAACTTTTCTGACCTTGACATTATGCGTCTTGACAGGAATTTTATCTTTAGGACTTGTTCACTACCATCAAACATCACACAAAGTTCACTCTGCTGCTTCCAATGCACGGGAAGATCTGGCAGTGATATTAACTTAAGATGGAAAGAAGTCAAGCAACGATATTCAACCCTGAGAAGTATCTTCATGTGTAGAGTACAGCAACATGATGCTACCTCTgaggaaaatgaagaaaatatctCAAAAGCTACTTTGATATGGAGGGCAATCAAATTACCAATATACTCTGTAGCCCTAGTTCCTCTAACTGTAAGTTTTTAAGTTATCAACTGTGTTAGAGGCTTCTTTTGAGTTTTAACTTTTTCAACTAGATATGttgtttgaattttgaatggCATAGTTTGAAGGTAGAACCTAACTAGTTTCTTGTGTTTACTGAGATGTAAATGCAAGAAATCACTAAGAGTGCTAGTCTTGTGAAACCAAATTATACAAAGGCTACCTGGGctacttgttaatgatgttGGCTTAAATTTCCTAGCAAGAAAGATTTGGTGGATTTTTAtaatttgaaaagtttcatttgCAGATAGATATGAGGCAGAATCTCCATAGTGAATAAACTAAATAAGTTGCTAGGCCTATAACTGCAACTTCATAAGAATCATCTAAAGAAGGCATTAGATTGATGATGATCACTAGATAGACGAAAAATTTATGTATTCCATTGGAAGAGCACGACCATGTTGCTCAAAAGATTGGCaagaaaaagatgacaacttgGAGGATGTCATCGCTAGGTGCTTTTTGGCtttatttggaaagaaagaattagGAGATTGTTCCATAAAATCGAGAGTAATGTTAGGCTTATTAAATATTCACTTCTATTCCTTTATCTTTAGTTTAAAGAGGGGATTCCAATTTATATAGATATCTTAGAAGCTTGATTGTGAGTTTAGTTGAGCAACAAATCCATATTGTTCTTACTTTTTTGGAGCCCATCTAGGTTTGGTGTTAGTGGTTTTCACTTGATCTATCTGAAGAGATTTTCCAAATTGATAcctttggtattgttgttttgcTGAGTAACTATAGTAAAAATGTCTGTACTTATAATGAACAGCTTTTGCAATttcatttttctaaaatttcgctgtttttttttttttttgctgctcATGGATAGGTGGGGAGTGCAGCTGCTTATTTGCAGACAGGCCTCTTTTCTGCTAGGCGTTATTTTATGCTGTTGGCATCTTCAGTTTTTATCATCACTTGGCTTAACTTAAGGTATGGGCTTTACTGTCATCGAGAATTCTATTTACTACTTGATCTTGGTGGTAAGGTGGAATTACTTTGATGCGCATTCACCATCTAGTCAACGCTCCTCTAGCCCAAGAAGCACTTGATTGAATGACATGTAGATACAATCAGATCCTTTGAAGTCCTTTTAGGTTCttgttgttgcaacaattaacgAAGTAAGGATAGGGATAGTACTTTTAGCTTAGAGGGGTTAGTTCTtgaaatctttttttcttctctagTCCTCtgcttttcttttccccttttcttcaCATTTACTTTCATTACATTTTGGTTTCTCTTCTACCCTTATGTGTAATTCCACATTATGTTGGCAAGAATTGTATATTTTGAGATTGTTTCTAAATATGAGAGAGATGTAAGGTGTATCTCTGTTTCATTAAAGATAGTCTGGCTAACTTGATTGATGACAATGGTTGAGTGACAAACCTACTTTTCTTTATAACCATGGATTCCGGATAACTTGAGcccacctcgactaattccatgAGGTACCTGCTATCTCCCACCAGCACAAGTACTGAGTAACTCTTTCCACCAAGGCTTTGACATATGGGAAGAAGTCACCTAGTATTTTTCCTGTGTTGGGATTTGAACGTGAGACCTTAcggttctcaacccacttcattgaccaggCCACACCCCTGACACTGTCTTGGTGCACTATAGTAGGAATAGTTCTGACTTATTTTAAAAGGATCGTATTTCATAATAATGCATGTGGCCTTACTTTTTATGGTTATGTTACTCTTAAGGACTATAATGCCCTTGTTAAACATCTCGCACTCTATATCAATATCTCTGTAATATGGGCAGCAACGACGTTTATGATTTTGACACAGGAGCCGATAAGGACAAGAAAGAGTCAGTTGTGAACATTGTTGGCAGGTAAAAATTCCTACCGCTACCATGACAATTGCAttacttctttattttgtttctaTTCTCTTTTTTATCTTACTTCAGTTGAATAGGATGATGTATTTTAATCTTCTGAAAGCAAGTATATGGATGTGTAGATTGAGCTCTTATCCTTGAAATCATTGTCCATGGAATACATGAAGGCAACAGGATAACTTATATATTAACTAAACTTCAATCAGAGTTGTCTAACCGGTATCCTAGTTATTAGATTAGTAGGTCTGACTACAAGGACAACAAACCATTTTACTAGATAAGTCCATAACCTCTCTCAAGTATGTCCTAGAGTCTGCTCTTTTGCTGACTAAAAGTATGTATCAACTAAAATGGTAcctttctccaaaaaaaaaaaaaaaaaaaaaaaaaaaaagtatgtgtCAACTAAAGTCAATCTTTCTCAGACTGCTTCCATATTTCAGTTCGTGAATACGAAGTTCCTGTGATTTATATAAGGTTGCCTTTAGAATGTCGTCATGATATggctttatttatttgtttggaATGACAGTTTTAAGGTTGACTCACTTTGCTTTATAATTTTGGTGTAAGCCGCACGGGAACATTAACTGCTGCTTACTTGTTGCTTGCCCTTGGTTTCTTGGGGCTTACTTATACATCTGTGGAGACTGCAAATCTACGTGCTATATTACTATTAGCTTCTGCAATCACTTGTGGTTACATATACCAggtaattcaaataatttagtcCGGTGGCATCTTCTATATTTCTGATCTTGCAGATATTACTCCATCAAGCAACTTTTTTATTCTGGTTAGCATagaaaattcaatattttaatgGTTCAATTGTTAATTGTCTCTCCTTCCTCTCAGTTATACCGTGTGTATCATTATGTAAATAACTGGATCCCATTGCTTCTAATAAATTGTCTTGTAGTGCCCGCCATTTCGGTTAAGTTACCAAGGTCTGGGAGAACCCTTGTGCTTTGCTGCATTTGGTCCTTTTGCTACAACCGccttttatttccttcaaaGCAGCACCAGGTTTGTTTTATTATTAATACCCATATAATGAAGGTGTTTGCGCGTAACTGAATCAGGTCTAATGTGCATTTCAGTAAGCTCCCTCTCACTTGTACAATTCTTTCAGCATCAGCGCTTGTTGGTTTCACAACATCACTGATCCTGTTCTGTAGTCATTTCCACCAGGTAATGAGGTCTCCTTACCTTATCGGAAAGAATTTGTTAACCATGGGTGTTTACCAGTACTTACAACTCATTCATCTGATGCAAAACTTCAGATAGAAGGGGATAAGGCTGTGGGAAAATTTTCTCCGCTGGTAAGTACACCTAGGTCAGACAACACAAGTTCAAGCAGAAATGGAAGAACTAGTGGTCAATTATACTTTTGCCTCTGAGTTCAGGTTAGGCTTGGTACTCAAGCTGGTTCCAGAGCTGTAAAAGTGGGTGTCGCAACACTCTATTCAGGGATGCTTCTTCTCGGTTTCACTCAAACACTTCCATTTACATGCATCGTAAGTCTTTATCTGGTTTCTTGATGTCATTATGTTAATTTCTCTCTGATTTTCAGTTTATTTGCGACTTACTTGTTT encodes:
- the LOC132064702 gene encoding 2-carboxy-1,4-naphthoquinone phytyltransferase, chloroplastic; the encoded protein is MALAATFNGPILVSAFNINIHVPTSSRNFIFRTCSLPSNITQSSLCCFQCTGRSGSDINLRWKEVKQRYSTLRSIFMCRVQQHDATSEENEENISKATLIWRAIKLPIYSVALVPLTVGSAAAYLQTGLFSARRYFMLLASSVFIITWLNLSNDVYDFDTGADKDKKESVVNIVGSRTGTLTAAYLLLALGFLGLTYTSVETANLRAILLLASAITCGYIYQCPPFRLSYQGLGEPLCFAAFGPFATTAFYFLQSSTSKLPLTCTILSASALVGFTTSLILFCSHFHQIEGDKAVGKFSPLVRLGTQAGSRAVKVGVATLYSGMLLLGFTQTLPFTCIILCALTIPVGKLVVSYVEKNHEDKAKIFMAKYYCVRLHVLFGVALAAGLVAAKMVARYPVSKPIF